The following coding sequences are from one uncultured Cohaesibacter sp. window:
- a CDS encoding porin, with protein sequence MNIKSLILGSAAVLVAGGAAQAADLPVAEPVDYVKVCDAYGTGYFFIPGTDTCLKLSGYVRTEAQFNDANSRDDSKFVLWARGQVNFDAKEETELGTLSSRVRIEGDSSNGKKFDGKALEDGNMDLAKAWLSLGGFYMGLISDGTNVDYNAGDIFGGDFDKGDITLVQVGYNLALGNGVTATVAALNDVTKDAAYAAPAYAGQTMPALSASLKISQAWGEVATSATVHRLNYVTNGIDDDYGYIIAAGGQFNLDMLSAGSMLAFNSFYTKGALGWTGVSSSLMGDVALKTVGTTNYALNEAYGFSAGLRYAFADNIWAAVTGGYAHFNDKGYADHDYDLMKAAFEVEYKPVKNLAVKAGIEYRDVDYDKWASDDDYVVGAIRLQRNF encoded by the coding sequence ATGAACATCAAGAGCCTCATCCTCGGTTCTGCAGCTGTATTGGTAGCCGGTGGCGCCGCTCAGGCAGCAGATCTGCCAGTAGCAGAACCTGTAGATTACGTAAAAGTTTGTGACGCATATGGCACAGGCTACTTCTTCATTCCAGGCACCGATACCTGCCTGAAACTCAGCGGTTACGTTCGTACTGAAGCTCAGTTCAACGACGCTAACTCCCGTGACGACTCCAAATTCGTTCTTTGGGCTCGCGGTCAGGTAAACTTCGACGCTAAAGAAGAAACCGAACTCGGTACCCTGTCTTCTCGTGTACGTATCGAAGGCGACAGCTCCAACGGCAAAAAATTCGACGGCAAAGCTCTCGAAGACGGCAACATGGACCTCGCAAAGGCATGGTTGTCTTTGGGCGGCTTCTACATGGGCCTCATCTCCGACGGCACCAATGTTGACTACAATGCTGGTGACATCTTCGGCGGCGACTTCGATAAAGGCGACATCACCCTCGTTCAGGTTGGCTACAACCTCGCTCTGGGCAACGGCGTAACCGCTACTGTTGCAGCTCTTAACGACGTAACCAAAGACGCTGCTTACGCTGCCCCTGCATACGCCGGTCAGACCATGCCAGCTCTTTCTGCAAGCTTGAAAATCAGCCAGGCTTGGGGTGAAGTTGCTACCAGCGCTACGGTTCACAGACTGAACTATGTAACCAACGGCATCGACGACGACTATGGCTACATCATCGCAGCTGGTGGTCAGTTCAACCTTGACATGCTGTCTGCTGGTTCCATGCTCGCATTCAACAGCTTCTACACCAAAGGTGCTCTGGGCTGGACTGGCGTTTCATCAAGCTTGATGGGTGACGTTGCCCTGAAAACAGTTGGCACCACCAACTATGCTCTTAACGAAGCATACGGTTTTTCTGCAGGCCTGCGTTATGCATTTGCTGACAACATCTGGGCTGCTGTAACCGGTGGTTACGCTCACTTCAACGACAAAGGCTACGCCGATCATGACTATGATCTGATGAAAGCTGCCTTCGAAGTTGAATATAAGCCTGTTAAAAACCTGGCTGTTAAAGCTGGTATCGAATACCGCGACGTTGACTACGACAAATGGGCTTCTGACGACGACTATGTTGTTGGCGCCATCCGTCTGCAGCGCAACTTCTAA
- a CDS encoding 5-bromo-4-chloroindolyl phosphate hydrolysis family protein, protein MAASIINNTRTLIAVVLAAAAGLGVYFFTQLHELIALAAALLVFAVTHFMIPRMQEDQEVFVASGVTRADLLSAQQQGKQQIDRLEKALASIPDVDPAQGVLRDIEAVFQDIYANLDKDPGDIPHARAFLDFHSGDAISLIEGYAGLVANRLPDDDKIKQVQAARARFASIEKAFRSQYNAMLANDISALEQAGRNLETSLRLEHGLENITSRRSAQ, encoded by the coding sequence ATGGCCGCCAGCATTATCAACAATACGCGGACACTCATTGCCGTTGTTCTGGCTGCGGCCGCAGGGCTCGGCGTCTATTTCTTTACACAATTGCATGAACTGATTGCTCTGGCTGCGGCCTTACTGGTGTTTGCGGTTACGCATTTCATGATACCGCGCATGCAGGAAGATCAGGAAGTCTTTGTTGCTTCGGGAGTAACCCGCGCAGACCTGTTGTCTGCCCAGCAGCAGGGCAAGCAACAGATCGACAGATTGGAAAAGGCCTTGGCCAGCATTCCTGATGTCGATCCGGCGCAAGGCGTATTGCGGGACATCGAAGCGGTGTTTCAGGATATCTATGCCAATCTGGACAAGGATCCGGGCGACATTCCTCACGCTCGAGCCTTTCTGGATTTTCATTCCGGCGATGCGATCTCCCTTATCGAGGGCTATGCGGGGCTCGTGGCCAATCGCCTGCCGGATGATGACAAGATAAAGCAAGTGCAAGCCGCAAGGGCACGCTTTGCGTCAATCGAGAAAGCCTTCCGCTCACAATATAATGCCATGTTGGCCAATGATATCAGCGCCCTTGAGCAGGCCGGGCGCAATCTGGAGACTTCCCTCAGGCTGGAGCATGGGTTGGAGAATATCACCTCCAGGCGCTCCGCACAGTAG
- a CDS encoding toxic anion resistance protein — translation MSEDQTALSEKTNAPAPIATPGTALVPVAVPEQMSTFPQQEFSGEEWTRVEDLAAVVDATDSNLLLTYGAKPQMNVSSVLDQLLRDMSTEEADVGGDLLIALSRGMEEAKIREMREELKSGGSTLAYTVNQVPLVGPWFARQMSAFLYFKHRKDTIIKHFDEIEKQIMTHRETLVKSNTKLDMNYEATANNLNDLKVYIAAGEQAGLRLVSEANDRLEAAKQSRDAVVVNQYRDFRANVESFLTRVVRLHMAYTNAAQNLPQIQQIQETTKIALSDVIDTLLVDMPQMKQAVLQLSALKSIRDARAASEKRREISRELREIASNASSDSYLEAKESQGAFEEELQLLERMATKLKETEQKARDIEAQNQAARKDAHIRMQAVVKQLADVQLQA, via the coding sequence ATGTCAGAGGATCAAACCGCTCTTTCCGAGAAGACAAATGCACCGGCCCCAATCGCGACGCCAGGCACCGCTCTTGTGCCGGTTGCAGTTCCTGAACAGATGTCAACATTCCCTCAGCAGGAATTCTCGGGTGAAGAGTGGACGCGCGTTGAAGATCTGGCCGCAGTGGTTGACGCAACGGATTCCAATCTGTTGCTCACCTATGGCGCCAAACCGCAGATGAATGTCTCGTCGGTTCTTGATCAATTGTTGCGCGACATGAGCACAGAGGAGGCCGATGTCGGAGGGGATCTGCTGATCGCTCTTTCTCGCGGCATGGAAGAAGCCAAAATAAGGGAAATGCGTGAAGAGTTGAAATCCGGCGGCTCCACTTTGGCATATACTGTTAATCAGGTTCCTCTTGTCGGGCCATGGTTCGCGCGCCAGATGTCTGCCTTTCTCTATTTCAAGCACCGCAAGGACACAATCATCAAGCATTTCGATGAAATAGAAAAACAGATCATGACCCACCGGGAGACTTTGGTGAAAAGCAACACCAAACTCGACATGAATTATGAGGCAACCGCCAACAATTTGAATGATCTGAAAGTTTATATCGCGGCTGGCGAGCAAGCGGGGCTGCGTTTGGTATCCGAAGCCAATGATCGCCTTGAAGCTGCCAAGCAAAGCCGAGATGCTGTTGTCGTCAACCAATATCGTGATTTCAGAGCCAATGTCGAAAGCTTCCTCACTCGTGTCGTTCGCCTCCATATGGCCTATACCAATGCAGCACAGAATCTTCCGCAGATTCAACAAATTCAGGAAACGACAAAGATAGCGCTTTCCGATGTAATCGACACATTGCTCGTCGATATGCCGCAAATGAAACAGGCTGTCTTGCAGCTTTCTGCCCTCAAGAGCATTCGTGATGCGCGGGCGGCTTCAGAAAAGCGGCGTGAGATTAGCCGGGAGCTGCGCGAAATCGCCAGCAATGCATCTTCTGACAGTTATCTGGAAGCAAAGGAAAGTCAGGGAGCCTTTGAAGAGGAGTTGCAATTGCTGGAAAGAATGGCGACCAAACTAAAAGAGACCGAGCAAAAAGCACGCGATATAGAGGCGCAGAATCAGGCTGCACGAAAAGACGCGCATATTCGCATGCAGGCTGTCGTCAAGCAGTTGGCCGATGTGCAGCTACAGGCATGA
- a CDS encoding TetR/AcrR family transcriptional regulator produces the protein MVTTKEKVILASKELISRYGYTRTSMTDVAKHSGLSRQTVYAVFANKEDLYAETAYYVFKEHLTEAREAIMHCTSLRDQLGVYFKHMVVKPYLFLQQHPDAQMLWNDAEMKNHPAITKLKQEHRQFLAELFIPYTKYIGIAGQSPANMADFIILACRELKCGKGKSEAELKSLIDTLSASVLALASPDEAA, from the coding sequence ATGGTGACGACAAAAGAGAAAGTGATACTGGCATCGAAAGAGCTGATTTCTCGATACGGATATACCCGTACTTCAATGACCGATGTCGCAAAGCATTCTGGTTTGTCCAGACAAACGGTTTACGCAGTTTTTGCGAATAAAGAGGATTTGTATGCCGAGACCGCATACTATGTTTTTAAAGAACATTTAACAGAAGCGCGTGAAGCTATAATGCATTGCACTTCATTACGCGATCAGCTGGGTGTCTATTTTAAACATATGGTCGTAAAGCCTTATTTATTCTTGCAGCAGCATCCAGACGCACAAATGCTTTGGAATGACGCTGAAATGAAAAACCATCCAGCAATAACGAAATTGAAGCAGGAACACAGGCAATTTCTTGCGGAGCTATTCATTCCCTATACCAAATATATCGGGATCGCGGGGCAAAGCCCGGCGAATATGGCCGATTTCATCATATTGGCTTGCCGTGAATTGAAGTGCGGTAAGGGCAAGTCCGAGGCGGAGCTGAAAAGCCTGATTGATACGCTCTCGGCATCGGTCCTCGCTTTGGCAAGCCCGGATGAAGCTGCCTGA